From a single Thermothielavioides terrestris NRRL 8126 chromosome 1, complete sequence genomic region:
- a CDS encoding 60S ribosomal protein L36: MAATKKNETPRTGLAAGLNKGHKTTARVSKPRVSRTKGHLSKRTAFVRELVKEVAGLAPYERRIIELLRNSKDKRARKLAKKKLGTFGRAKAKVEDMTRVIAESRRAH; the protein is encoded by the exons ATGGCCGCCACCAAGAAGAACGAGACTCCCCGCACCGGCCTGGCTGCC GGTCTCAACAAGGGCCAC AAGACCACCGCCCGCGTCAGCAAGCCGCGCGTGAGCCGCACCAAGGGTCACCTCAGCAAGCGGACTGCCTTCGTTCGCGAGCTCGTCAAGGAGGTTGCTGG CCTTGCTCCCTATGAGCGCCGCATCATCGAACTGCTCCGCAACAGCAAGGACAAGCGCGCCCGCAAGCTCGCCAAGAAGAAG CTGGGCACCTTCGGCCGTGCCAAGGCGAAGGTCGAGGACATGACCCGTGTCATCGCCGAGTCTCGCCGTGCCCACTAA